The DNA region GTCCCTGGGATCGCCGCCGAGCTGCCGGGTCGCGTCGCGCATGGCGGCGAGGTCCACCACTGCCGGCACGCCGGTGAAGTCCTGCATCAGCACGCGCGCCGGGCGGTAGGCAATCTCGTGATCGCTCCTGCCGGTCTCGGTCCAGGCCGCGATCGCCTCGATATCGGCCCTGGTGACCGTCTTTCCGTCCTCGAAGCGCAACAGGTTCTCCAGCAGGACCTTCAGCGTGTAGGGCAGCTTCGAGACGCCGGACAGACCGTTCTTCTCCGCCTGCGTGAGGTCGAAATAGGTGTAGGTCTTGCCGTCCACTTCGAGTTCGCGGCGGCACTTGAAGCTGTCCAGAGATGCCATGATCGGTCCTTGTCCTTGCCTGGTGCGCGAGGGCGCGGCGGGGGTGCCGCGTCTCGCGCGTGACAGATACGCCGGAGCGACGCGGTGTCCATCCGGCCTTGGTCGTAACGGTTCGCGCGCGTTTTAGCGCCACAGCGGGCCTGCCGCAATGCGCCGCGCGTCCCATGATCAGGCTGTGATTGCGGATGAATGTCATTCTCGGAAGAAGGGCGCCGGCACAGGAGACCGGCAGGCTGGCCAGCGGCGTCCGGCAGCGGCTTTCCGGTACAGGCACCCCCGGCGCAAGCGGCAGGCGAAGCGCCGGCGGTAGGCCGTGGACCGTTTGCCCTTTCGGGAACAATCGCGTAATCGCTCGGCCATGACGACCGCGCCCGCCCCTGCCCTGATCTCCGCCGCCGGCGTGTCGCTGGAGCGCGGCGGTCGCACGCTGCTGACGGGCATCGGTCTCGCGGTCGCGCCCGGCGAGGCGCTGATCGTTCACGGGCCCAACGGGTCGGGCAAGACCACGCTCCTGCGCGCGCTCGCCGGTCTGGTGCGCCCGGCGGCCGGGTCGATCACCCGCGTGGAGGCAGGCGAGGTCGCGTTCCTGGGCCATGCCGACGGGCTGAAACCCGCCGAGACGGTCGGGGAGGCACTGGGCTTCTGGGCGAAGCTGTTCGGCGCGGACGCGATGGCGGTCGAGGACGCGATGGCGAGCTATGCCATCGCCCATCTTTCCCGCCGCGGCTGCGACCGGCTCTCGGCCGGCCAGCGCCGGCGCGTCGCGCTCGCCCGCGTCCTGCTGTCCGGGCGCAGGCTCTGGCTGCTCGACGAGCCCGCCGCTCCGCTCGATGCGCGCGGACGGACCCTCTTGGCGCGCGCCGTGGAGCGCCACTGCGCGCAAGGCGGGGCGGTGGTCTCCGCGACCCATGTCGATCTCGGCTGGACCCGGGCGCAGGTGCTGGAGCTCGGCGCATGAACCCGCTGCTGGCCCTCTTCGCGCGCGAAATGCGCCTCGCCTGGGCGGGCGGGGGCGGCGCGGCCGGGCCGGCCGCGTTCAATCTCGCCGCCCTCAGCCTCGCCCCGCTCGCCATCGGTCCGGCGCCGGAGATCCTCACCGCCGCGGCGCCCGGCATCATCGCGTTCGCCATGCTGCTCTCCACCCTGCAGAGCTCGGAGCGCCTGTTCGGGGAGGACGCCGCCGACGGCACGCTGGAGCTCTACCTGCTCTCCGGACAGGGCTTCACCCTGGTGTGCCTGGCCAAGACACTCGCCTTCGCCCTGGCCGTATTCTGGCCCGCCCCGGTCATCGCGGCGCTCGCCGGAATCGCCTACGGCATGAGCGTGGAGGCGAGCCTCGTGCTCGCGCTCGGGCTCGCGCTGGCCGCGCCGGGCCTCGCCCTGCTCGCCGGCTTCGCCGGGGCGCTCGCGGCCGGGGTGAAGCGGGCCGGCCTGCTCATCGCGCTCATCGCCGCCCCGCTGCAGGTGCCGCTGCTCGTGTTCGCCGCCGGGGCCGGGCGCGCCGCGCTCGACCAGACCGGAACGGCCGGGGCGAACCTGATGCTCGCCGCCGCGGTCTCCCTTGCCGCCCTCGTCCTCGCCCCGGCGGGAATCGCCGCGGCTCTGAAGGCGCGCCTGGAATAGCTGCGGCCGCATGACGCTTGCCCTCGCCGTGCCGCGGTCTTAAGTCGGCGGACAGATGATCAGCTATCTCGCCAATCCCGAACGCTTCGACCGGCTCGCCCGCGCGCTCATCCCGTGGGGCTGGAGCCTGACCGTGCTGCTGTTCGCGGCCGGCCTGCCCTGGGCGCTCGCGTTCAGCCCGCCCGACTACCAGCAGTCGGAGACGGTGCGCATCATGTATGTCCACGTGCCGGCCGCCTGGCTCGGGCTCGCCGCCTATGCCGGCCTCGGCGTGGCGAGCTTCGTCTATTTCGTCTGGCGCCATAACCTCGCCGATCTCGCCGCGCGCGCCATCGCCCCGGTCGGGGCGGTGTTCACCGCGCTCTGCCTCGTCACCGGCGCGCTGTGGGGAAAGCCGACCTGGGGGGCCTGGTGGGTGTGGGATGCACGCCTGACCTCGATGCTGGTGCTGCTGCTGCTCTATCTCGGCTACATGGCCCTGCGCGCGGCGCTGGAGGACGAGCGCCTCGCCGCGCGCGCCGGAGCGATCCTCGCGATGGCGGGGCTGATCAACCTGCCGGTCATCAAGTTCTCCGTGGAC from Marinicauda algicola includes:
- a CDS encoding heme ABC transporter permease, yielding MISYLANPERFDRLARALIPWGWSLTVLLFAAGLPWALAFSPPDYQQSETVRIMYVHVPAAWLGLAAYAGLGVASFVYFVWRHNLADLAARAIAPVGAVFTALCLVTGALWGKPTWGAWWVWDARLTSMLVLLLLYLGYMALRAALEDERLAARAGAILAMAGLINLPVIKFSVDWWNTLHQPASVFRLDGPTIHASKLWPLSVMALAFTMLLATLILVRMRTLLLTRRAEALERARERRLEAVAREAGA
- the ccmA gene encoding heme ABC exporter ATP-binding protein CcmA, with the protein product MTTAPAPALISAAGVSLERGGRTLLTGIGLAVAPGEALIVHGPNGSGKTTLLRALAGLVRPAAGSITRVEAGEVAFLGHADGLKPAETVGEALGFWAKLFGADAMAVEDAMASYAIAHLSRRGCDRLSAGQRRRVALARVLLSGRRLWLLDEPAAPLDARGRTLLARAVERHCAQGGAVVSATHVDLGWTRAQVLELGA
- a CDS encoding heme exporter protein CcmB, yielding MNPLLALFAREMRLAWAGGGGAAGPAAFNLAALSLAPLAIGPAPEILTAAAPGIIAFAMLLSTLQSSERLFGEDAADGTLELYLLSGQGFTLVCLAKTLAFALAVFWPAPVIAALAGIAYGMSVEASLVLALGLALAAPGLALLAGFAGALAAGVKRAGLLIALIAAPLQVPLLVFAAGAGRAALDQTGTAGANLMLAAAVSLAALVLAPAGIAAALKARLE